GTTCTGTTACTTGTACTGGACGGTCCGGGCGCCGCACTGATCGTCAAGCGCCGCCGGGCGGCGACTGTGTTGCGATCAGGCGGGGGCCGGACCGCCCACATCGCGGACCAGACGCGCGTAGGCGGGGGGAAGCCTCACCTTGTCCGGAGGGTCGCCGAGACGGAAGGCCTCGACCCACGGCAGGTCCCAGAGTCGCGGAACGCCGCCGGCGATCAAACGCATGAGGTCCGCCAGCGGTTTCGGACGCTTTCCGGGAGCGTCGGCCACCACGGCCAGACCGATCAGTTGGACGCCCGGGAGGACTCCCGCGGCCCACTGCGCCACGGCCGCCTGGGCGGCGCACAGCCCCGCGGCGTGGCTCCTGGCGACCAGGAGCACCTGGGACTGCCCAGGGGGTGCAGGCGTCGGCCAGTAGCGTCCCGCGCTCACACTGTTGGGGATGAGCGCGGCGAGTGTGGAGGAGCCGGCTCCCCCGTGACAGGAGGAGAGCCAGATCCCTGGAGCTCGTCCGTTGTAGCTGACCAGTCCGAGCGCACTCCTCGGCACCGGTCCTTGTTCTGCTGGTATGACCGCCTGCGCAGCATACCCCTCATGCTGAGGTCGGCTCTGCTGAACTTGATACGCCGACGCGCCCGGCGTGCTCGGCAGAGCCACGGGGCCGGTCCCCCCGCGCTGCGGGGCATGGCTCTCTGTCGCCCGCACCACGGGTGCCCACCTCCGGGAAAGTCACGAGCGGCTCTGCTCTGGCCTGCTGGCTCCGCACCGACGGAGATCAACCTACTGGGACCGACCGTCCGCGAGCCGCCGCTCCCGTCAACCCGTCGGCCCCGAGGTCTCCTGACACCCGCTCCGCGCGATGACCGCGGGACGCACCTTGCATCACCGCGCGTTGACCGCACTGTCTTGGTCGGCGGGTCCTTGCAGGCGGGGCACGCCCGAAGAGGACGCCGACGGTGGCGGCCCGGCCTTCCGGCCAAGGCGGAAGGAGCGGCGACGCCACCGCCGATCTGGGAGGGCCACATCATCAACCGTTCCGGGAACGATCCCCGATGGTGACCTTCAGCCTGGGCAAGTTGATCTTCAGGACGGGCTGCCTCGGGTCGCTCGCGATCTCAGCGCTCCTGGTCGCGGCGATGTTCGTGGCCGTCCAGAACGTCCTCGCGCCCGGCGTCACCTTCGCGTGCGGGCCGGCGAATCCGAACGGTCCCGAACTGCTGAGCCCGGCGCCGAAGCCGAGCCGGACCGGCGGCCCGACCGTGGCGCCGGTGGTCTACCGCCGTGCTCAGGCCGGAGGATCCCCCGACTCCGGAGCCGTGCAGAACGTGCAGAACGTGCAGAACGTGCAGAACGTGCGGAACGTCGCCGCGGCGGCCAAGGCCCCCACGGACAGCATTCCCGCCAACTACGTCCAGCTGTACAAGGCCGCGGGACCGAAGTACGGCATTCCGTGGTACGTGCTCGCCGGGATCGGAAAGGTGGAGACCGACCATGGACGGTCCAGACTTCCGGGCGTTTCCTCAGGGGAGAACTTCGCCGGTGCGGGCGGCCCCATGCAGTTCCTGCAAAGCACCTTCAACGCTTATGCGGTCGACGGCAACAACGACGGGCGAAAGAGCCGCTACGACCCGGCGGATGCGATTTTCAGCGCCGCGAACTACCTGCACGCAAGCGGCGCGCCCGGCGACACCAGAAAGGCGATCTTCGCCTACAACCATTCCACGGACTATGTGAACCTGGTGCTGTCCTGGGCCCAGCGCTACGCGGGCGGCAAGTTCTCCCTCGGCGGCCAGAACAATGCCGGAGCGTCATGCACCTCGTTCGGCAACGGCGGCAACTGGAAGCCGGGATCGACCTGCCCCGCCGGCACGGGCTTCGTCGAAGGCCACATCACGAGGCGGACGGCCTGCGTCCGCGACCAGATCAAGACCCTGTTCGGCGTCCCCCGCGGGATCGGCTGCTACCGCGCCAACGGCGGGATCCCCGGCGGCGGCGAACACCCTCTCGGCCGCGCCTGCGACTTCATGATCAGCTCAGGCGCGCCGAACGCCCGCGAAGTCCAGCTCGGCTACGACATCGCCAACTGGAGCAAGGCCAACGCCGGGCGCCTCGGCATCCAGTACATCATCTACCGCCAGCACATCTGGAGCCCCGCCAGGGCCGGCGAGGGCTGGCGGCAGATGGGGGACCGCGGCAGCCTGACGGCGAACCACTACGACCACGTCCACATCTCCGTGCTGGGCGACACACGTGCCGCCTGACCACCGGGCCGCCCGGCCACGCCGCGGCACGGACTCGCCCGCCACCCTTCAGAAGGAGCCCATGGCCGCCCCCGGACGCCCGCCGCGCGTCGTGTTCCTCGCGGCGCTCACCTGCGCCATCGCCTCCTGCGGGATGCCCCGGGCCACGCCGGCCGCCAGCACCACCCCCACGCCCGCCCCTGCGATCTCCTCTCCGGCACCTGCGACCGCGTCCCCGAAAGTGCCCGGCGGCCTGCCCGACCTCACGCGGCTCGACCAGGACGACGCCACGGCGGTGTCCAGGGCCGCGCTCACCTTGATGTGGATCGTCGACTCCACCACCGATCGCAGCCAGCGCGACGCCTACCAGCGGGCGATCCCCCTTCTGGACGAGTTCTACAAGGTGTCCGTCGCCGACCAGCCCGGCGGCGTTGTCCCCGGGCAGTGGATCGAGCACCACGCCTACGCCAGAGTTCGCCTCACCCGGCGAACCCCCGAAGGCGACGTCCCCGCCGACACGCCCACACTGGCTCACCGGGGATGGGAGATCACCGTCACGCCCACCGGCCGGGACGGGTGGAAGGGCGCCCCCGTCCACGTCAACGCGTTCGTCACTCTCCGGCGCAAGGATCCGAGCGCCCCGTGGCGCGTCTCGGCGGTCGGAACCGCTTGAACCGCACATCGGGACATCACGATTGAGGAGGCTCTATGGCCGGTAACAGCGATGACGACGTTTACGTGGTCTTCATCGGTATTGGCTTTGTGAGTGCGCTGCTGGGCGGGGCCAGCAGTTTCCTGACGTGGCTGGCGGGCCAGTTGTCCGGGGTCCTCTCGGGCGGTGGATGGCCGGATTCCAGCCCGTCGGACTGCTTGCGCATCACCTATAACCTCCTGCGCCATCCGAACGATCCGCGCGGTGCGTGGCCGCCCGCGGCCGCGGCCGCCCTGGGGTCGGCCCCCGTCTTCTTCGGCCTGCTCGCCGTGCTGCTCCTGGCGATGGCCCTGGGCGCCTACATCCTGATCCGACTCCTGCTGAACTGGCGGCGCCACCGGACGTGGCGCCGGCTGCGGCTGGGGTTCGCCTCCGGCTGGGAGGTCCGCAAGCTGCTGAGCGCCCGGACCGTCCAGAGCAAGGCCGCCCAGGTCCGGCCGTCCACGCAGAACGTTCCCGCGCGCTCGGTGAAGCCCGAGGATGTCGGGTTCTACATCGGGAGGGACATCAGGTCCCGCCGGAAGCTGTACGCGTCCCTGGAGGACACCGCGATCATCCTCGCGGCGCCGCGGCAGGGGAAGGACGTGCACTTCGTCACGCCGTTCACCATCGACGCGCCCGGCCCCTGCATCGTCACGTCCAGCCGCCGGGAGACGTTCATCAACACGGCCATGGTGCGGTCGCAGTTCGGCGAGGTGTACGTCTTCGACCCGTACAACTGGACCGGCTGGCCGAACCGGATGCGCTGGTCGCCGCTGCAGGGCTGCGAGGACCCGAACGTGTGCGCGGTCCGGTCGGGGACGCTCGTCCAGTCGAGCGGTTTCGACCTCGGGCATGAAGGCGGCAAGCTGCTCAGCGGCATTGTCACCATCATCCGCTGCCTGCTGCACGCCGGTGCGATCGGCAGGCTCAACTTCCGCGAGGTGATGCGCTGGGTCTACGAGGCCAACGGGGAGGAGGCGCTGGAGATCCTGCGCCAGGGCGAGCGCGAGGGGCGGGTCGCCCCCGGCTACCCGGGGCAGCTCGAGTTCAACATGCGGAACCAGGACCTGTGGGCCGGAGTGATCCAGGTCATGTCGTGCTTCTCGCAGCCCGAGGTGCTGGAGGACTGCACGCCGGACCCCGGGGAGGAGTTCGACTTCAGGAAGTTCCTCCAGGGCCGGAACACCCTGTACTTCGTCGCCAAGAAGCAGAGCGACTGGGGAGGCATCGCCCCCATCGTCACGACCATCATCGAGCAGTACTTCCGCAGCGCGCGGGGCACGGCGATGAAGAATCCGAGCGGACGCCTCGACCCGCCGCTGACGTTCGAACTGAACCAGGTGGCCGACATCTGCCCCCTCGGCGGCCTGGCCACCTACATGGGCGAGTCCGGCGGCTACTCGATCAGCGTGCACGTCTACCTGACGTCGCTGGCGGAGGCCCGCAAGGTGTGGGGCACGGACGGTGCCGCGTCCCTGTGGGACAACGCCACAGTCAAGATCATTTCGGGCGGCTCCGGCACGGTCAAGGACCTCTCCGACCTCGCCGACCTCGTGGGCAAGCACGAGGGGAAGCACATCCTCAGCCCCGAGGAGCTGCGGACCATGCCCTTCGGCCGCGCCGCCGTCGTCGCCGGCACCGCCCGTCCCGTCGAGATGTGGCTCACTCCCTGGTGGAAGCGCGGCGACCGGGACGCCATCGCCAGGGGCAAGGCGGCGGCCGAGGCGATGATCCAGAAAATGCACGCCGGTCAGCCGACCGTGACCGCCACGGCCCACGAGGCGGCCGCGCCGGGCGACGAGGGAGGGGACGGATCGGTCGTCGTCTGGTGAGACCGGGTGGCGGATCGGATGCCCGACGGGGTTGCGCAATGACGGCGCGCACGGACGTCTAGAAGGGATGGGCAATACATCCGACAGGTCAGCGAGGAGGGTCTCTGTGCCGACGTCCGACCTTCTCGACCGGGGCCTGAGGTAATGGTCACCGCACCGAACCTCATCGTGGCAGGGAATCCGGACCTCGCCCGGAGGCTGCGCGGCACGGGGCGCTTCCCGACCGTGTTCGACGCCGCCTCCGCCAGCGGGCTCCGCGACCTGTCCAAGAGCGGCAGGGTCCGTGCCCCGGCGGCGTTCCTGTTCGCGCCGGACTTCGAGGAGGACCTCCCCGGAGCCGGAGTCCCCTTCCTGGCCGACGGGCTGGCGGCGAGCG
The sequence above is a segment of the Actinomadura coerulea genome. Coding sequences within it:
- a CDS encoding DUF6668 family protein, coding for MVRATESHAPQRGGTGPVALPSTPGASAYQVQQSRPQHEGYAAQAVIPAEQGPVPRSALGLVSYNGRAPGIWLSSCHGGAGSSTLAALIPNSVSAGRYWPTPAPPGQSQVLLVARSHAAGLCAAQAAVAQWAAGVLPGVQLIGLAVVADAPGKRPKPLADLMRLIAGGVPRLWDLPWVEAFRLGDPPDKVRLPPAYARLVRDVGGPAPA
- a CDS encoding lytic transglycosylase domain-containing protein, encoding MAARPSGQGGRSGDATADLGGPHHQPFRERSPMVTFSLGKLIFRTGCLGSLAISALLVAAMFVAVQNVLAPGVTFACGPANPNGPELLSPAPKPSRTGGPTVAPVVYRRAQAGGSPDSGAVQNVQNVQNVQNVRNVAAAAKAPTDSIPANYVQLYKAAGPKYGIPWYVLAGIGKVETDHGRSRLPGVSSGENFAGAGGPMQFLQSTFNAYAVDGNNDGRKSRYDPADAIFSAANYLHASGAPGDTRKAIFAYNHSTDYVNLVLSWAQRYAGGKFSLGGQNNAGASCTSFGNGGNWKPGSTCPAGTGFVEGHITRRTACVRDQIKTLFGVPRGIGCYRANGGIPGGGEHPLGRACDFMISSGAPNAREVQLGYDIANWSKANAGRLGIQYIIYRQHIWSPARAGEGWRQMGDRGSLTANHYDHVHISVLGDTRAA
- a CDS encoding type IV secretory system conjugative DNA transfer family protein, which codes for MRITYNLLRHPNDPRGAWPPAAAAALGSAPVFFGLLAVLLLAMALGAYILIRLLLNWRRHRTWRRLRLGFASGWEVRKLLSARTVQSKAAQVRPSTQNVPARSVKPEDVGFYIGRDIRSRRKLYASLEDTAIILAAPRQGKDVHFVTPFTIDAPGPCIVTSSRRETFINTAMVRSQFGEVYVFDPYNWTGWPNRMRWSPLQGCEDPNVCAVRSGTLVQSSGFDLGHEGGKLLSGIVTIIRCLLHAGAIGRLNFREVMRWVYEANGEEALEILRQGEREGRVAPGYPGQLEFNMRNQDLWAGVIQVMSCFSQPEVLEDCTPDPGEEFDFRKFLQGRNTLYFVAKKQSDWGGIAPIVTTIIEQYFRSARGTAMKNPSGRLDPPLTFELNQVADICPLGGLATYMGESGGYSISVHVYLTSLAEARKVWGTDGAASLWDNATVKIISGGSGTVKDLSDLADLVGKHEGKHILSPEELRTMPFGRAAVVAGTARPVEMWLTPWWKRGDRDAIARGKAAAEAMIQKMHAGQPTVTATAHEAAAPGDEGGDGSVVVW